The following are encoded in a window of Bacillota bacterium genomic DNA:
- a CDS encoding deoxyribonuclease IV encodes MRLGAHVSIAKGFEGMAREASRLNLEAVQVFSRSPRGGKPREISSQEAEAAQAILKEAGVRPLIIHTPYLVNLAAEDPGKRGYSQEVTALDLARADLLGASLVVVHVGRYESSLEEGLRIIAQSLDAVMDAAGSRAQLCLENTAGQGREAGYRFSHIGRVMELAARGSELRVCLDTCHAFAAGYEVSSHEGWEALLEEFDLEVGLDRLSCIHCNDCAGSRGSRVDRHRHIGEGKIGLEGFGAMLKRPELQGLPCILETPVKTMDDYRKDLDVLGRLRKRA; translated from the coding sequence GTGAGACTGGGGGCGCACGTGAGCATAGCCAAGGGCTTCGAGGGGATGGCCAGGGAGGCGTCCCGCCTGAACCTCGAGGCAGTGCAGGTGTTCTCTAGGAGCCCAAGAGGGGGAAAGCCCCGGGAGATCTCCTCCCAAGAGGCGGAGGCGGCACAGGCCATCCTCAAAGAGGCTGGAGTGCGGCCTCTCATCATTCACACCCCCTACCTGGTGAACTTGGCTGCGGAGGACCCTGGGAAACGGGGTTACAGCCAGGAAGTCACGGCCCTGGACTTGGCGAGGGCGGACCTCCTGGGAGCCTCCCTGGTGGTGGTCCACGTTGGCAGGTACGAATCCTCCCTGGAGGAGGGCCTCAGGATCATCGCCCAATCCTTGGACGCTGTGATGGACGCGGCGGGCTCCAGGGCCCAGTTGTGCCTGGAGAACACCGCAGGACAGGGGAGGGAGGCGGGCTACAGGTTCTCGCACATAGGGCGGGTCATGGAACTCGCTGCCCGGGGCTCGGAGCTCCGCGTCTGCCTGGACACCTGTCATGCCTTCGCCGCAGGCTACGAGGTTTCAAGCCATGAAGGGTGGGAGGCTCTCCTTGAGGAGTTCGACCTGGAGGTGGGCCTGGATAGGCTCAGCTGCATCCACTGCAACGACTGTGCCGGGTCCCGGGGTTCCAGGGTGGACAGGCACCGCCATATCGGAGAGGGAAAGATCGGTTTGGAGGGGTTTGGAGCCATGCTCAAGAGGCCCGAACTCCAGGGGCTTCCCTGCATACTGGAGACCCCGGTGAAGACCATGGATGACTACAGGAAGGACCTTGATGTGTTAGGGCGCTTGAGAAAGAGAGCATAG
- a CDS encoding VanW family protein, which translates to MRPYLRLLATGVVFLWLTRAPWPAGAREHVDRLLCGVHPGVRLEGALVSGYLAPEVQGVLGRWARLRDQDPVDATIRQGTGEILPERPGRILDIPATLEQVIAARESQAVTAVVRPVKPRWTRADLEAISQVIAEFSTWVGGSEERARNVALAASILGHTLVLPGEVFSFNEALGPATLERGFLSAPVMLEDELVMGPGGGVCQVSSTLYNAALQAGLTVRERHPHTQRVGYVPEGRDAAVARGYKDLKIQNPGPYPVVFMLEVTGRNLRACILGQAPGDSTAKRR; encoded by the coding sequence TTGAGGCCGTATCTCCGCCTCTTGGCGACGGGGGTTGTGTTCCTGTGGCTAACCAGGGCTCCATGGCCAGCCGGGGCCCGGGAGCACGTGGACCGGTTGCTTTGCGGCGTGCATCCTGGCGTGCGCCTGGAGGGTGCCCTGGTTTCGGGCTATCTTGCCCCGGAGGTACAGGGGGTTCTGGGCCGCTGGGCACGGCTGAGGGATCAGGACCCGGTGGACGCCACGATCCGCCAGGGGACCGGCGAGATCCTCCCGGAGAGACCCGGGCGAATCCTGGATATCCCTGCAACGCTTGAACAAGTCATTGCTGCCAGGGAGTCCCAGGCGGTAACCGCTGTGGTGAGGCCTGTCAAACCGCGCTGGACGCGGGCGGACTTGGAGGCGATATCTCAAGTCATAGCGGAGTTTTCCACGTGGGTGGGAGGCTCTGAGGAGAGGGCAAGGAACGTGGCCCTGGCTGCGTCCATTCTTGGTCATACCCTGGTCTTGCCCGGGGAGGTGTTCTCCTTTAACGAGGCCCTGGGGCCAGCCACACTCGAGAGGGGCTTTCTCTCGGCCCCGGTCATGCTGGAGGACGAGCTAGTGATGGGCCCGGGGGGAGGAGTGTGCCAGGTGTCATCCACCCTCTACAACGCCGCCCTGCAGGCAGGGTTGACCGTCAGGGAGCGACACCCGCATACCCAGCGTGTAGGGTACGTGCCCGAGGGCCGTGATGCCGCCGTTGCCCGGGGCTACAAGGACCTGAAGATACAAAACCCGGGTCCTTACCCTGTAGTATTCATGCTGGAGGTGACCGGGCGAAACCTTCGGGCCTGCATCCTGGGCCAGGCGCCCGGGGACTCGACGGCAAAGCGGAGGTAG
- a CDS encoding pitrilysin family protein, translating to MIESHDTGSSVVQETPLDNGLWVLSQDVPYVRTVSVGLWMRTGSRHEGPGEAGASHFIEHLLFKGTRKKSAKEISEEIDLLGGYMNAFTAKEHTCLYAKVPREHFKSTLELMGEMLLEPLFDPVDIDRERQVVMEEIATYEDNPEGVVHDLFYSALWPSHPLGRPVLGEPETLLGLGRDTLLDFFHRHYTPGRMVLSAVGRLDHGEVLAETSRILGGKGRVTSPWEFCPPAAASCQTQCYRDTEQVHICMGFPTVPMEHPDVYPLLLLGEIMGGSASSRLFQRVREDLGLVYSIYSSASHYSDGGTFLAYAGSSPGRWHEVRELITQEISSMRREGITPRELRRAKAQVIGGLMLSLESTSSRMGRIGKTKLLLGRVVTTEESASRVEAVSLEDVNRVAAEVLSPEHEALAILGPIEGTGG from the coding sequence TTGATCGAAAGCCACGACACAGGTTCTTCGGTGGTCCAAGAGACGCCCCTTGACAATGGTCTTTGGGTCCTCAGCCAGGATGTGCCCTACGTGCGCACGGTGTCCGTGGGTCTGTGGATGAGGACGGGTTCCCGGCATGAGGGCCCCGGGGAGGCTGGAGCCAGTCACTTCATAGAGCACCTCCTCTTCAAGGGCACCAGGAAAAAGAGCGCCAAGGAGATCTCCGAGGAGATCGACCTCCTAGGGGGCTATATGAACGCCTTCACAGCCAAGGAGCACACCTGCCTCTACGCCAAGGTCCCCCGGGAGCACTTCAAATCCACGCTGGAGCTCATGGGGGAGATGCTCCTGGAACCCCTGTTCGACCCTGTAGACATAGACAGGGAAAGGCAGGTGGTAATGGAGGAGATCGCCACCTACGAGGATAACCCAGAGGGAGTGGTTCACGACCTGTTCTACAGTGCCCTCTGGCCGAGCCACCCCTTGGGCCGCCCCGTCTTGGGCGAGCCGGAGACCCTGCTTGGCCTGGGACGGGACACTCTCCTGGACTTCTTCCACAGGCACTACACGCCCGGCAGGATGGTGCTCTCGGCGGTGGGACGCCTGGATCACGGGGAGGTCCTGGCAGAGACCAGCCGCATCCTGGGAGGAAAGGGCAGGGTGACGAGCCCGTGGGAGTTCTGCCCCCCCGCGGCGGCTTCATGCCAGACCCAGTGCTACAGGGATACGGAACAGGTCCACATCTGCATGGGGTTTCCCACGGTTCCCATGGAGCACCCTGATGTATACCCGCTGCTTCTCCTGGGGGAGATCATGGGCGGCAGCGCCAGCTCCCGGCTGTTCCAGAGGGTCAGGGAGGATCTGGGACTCGTCTACTCTATCTACTCCAGTGCCAGCCACTACTCGGATGGGGGCACCTTCCTGGCGTACGCCGGCTCGAGTCCCGGACGCTGGCATGAGGTGAGGGAACTCATCACCCAGGAGATATCGTCTATGAGACGTGAGGGGATTACCCCCCGGGAGCTCCGCCGGGCCAAGGCCCAGGTAATTGGCGGCCTGATGCTCAGCCTGGAGAGCACATCCTCCAGGATGGGAAGGATCGGGAAGACCAAACTGCTCCTGGGCAGGGTGGTGACCACCGAGGAATCTGCCTCGCGGGTCGAGGCGGTAAGCCTGGAAGACGTCAACCGCGTGGCTGCCGAGGTGCTTTCGCCTGAGCATGAGGCCCTGGCTATACTCGGACCCATAGAGGGGACGGGGGGATAG
- a CDS encoding dUTPase: MDKLDEIFYLQSRFDQDLARRRNLDYDMSTWVQKGILALVSEMAELLDEVNFKWWKNAKPVDVEAIHEELADILHFYVSLCLKVGLDAPGLHKAYVAKNRENFLRQQGLSDRAGYES, translated from the coding sequence ATGGACAAGCTTGATGAGATCTTCTATCTGCAATCCAGGTTTGACCAGGATCTAGCCAGGAGAAGGAACTTGGACTATGATATGAGCACGTGGGTGCAGAAAGGGATCCTTGCCTTGGTCTCCGAGATGGCGGAGCTCCTGGATGAAGTGAACTTCAAGTGGTGGAAGAACGCCAAGCCCGTTGATGTGGAGGCCATTCATGAGGAGCTCGCGGATATACTGCACTTCTACGTGAGCCTCTGCCTGAAGGTAGGGCTTGACGCTCCCGGGCTTCACAAGGCCTACGTGGCCAAGAACCGGGAGAACTTCCTCAGGCAACAGGGGCTGTCCGATAGGGCAGGTTACGAATCCTGA
- a CDS encoding general stress protein, with product MDRSVVGVFRSEEQAERAVSELRDKGFRDNEINIVAKGRNKGGGQERGRRGQSGVEDVSGGVTAGGAIGGLAGLLAGAGALAIPGVGPIVAAGPIAAALSGAVTGGVAGGLLDFGIPEEKGRQLEREVKEGKILALVKAREEKVDEAAEIFRRNGAVEVETH from the coding sequence TTGGATCGTAGCGTAGTTGGTGTATTCCGCTCAGAGGAACAGGCTGAAAGGGCAGTTTCTGAGCTTAGAGACAAGGGCTTTAGGGACAACGAGATCAACATTGTCGCCAAGGGTCGCAACAAGGGAGGCGGGCAAGAGCGCGGTCGCAGGGGTCAGTCCGGGGTGGAAGACGTCTCCGGCGGCGTTACTGCAGGGGGAGCCATTGGAGGCCTGGCAGGGCTCCTGGCCGGAGCCGGTGCCCTGGCCATACCGGGCGTTGGCCCCATAGTCGCGGCGGGTCCTATCGCCGCGGCACTGTCAGGGGCGGTGACTGGGGGAGTAGCCGGCGGTCTCCTGGACTTCGGCATACCCGAGGAGAAGGGGCGCCAGCTGGAGCGTGAGGTGAAGGAAGGCAAGATCCTGGCGCTGGTGAAGGCCAGGGAGGAAAAGGTGGATGAGGCGGCGGAGATATTCCGGCGTAACGGCGCGGTGGAAGTGGAAACCCACTAG
- a CDS encoding aspartate-semialdehyde dehydrogenase, with protein sequence MLGKVAIVGVTGLVGGKVLEVLMDKRLGVRELVAMASHRSVGQSVCFQGSQVPVIEARPEAFRGVDLAFFCAGTGISRSLAPEAVKAGAVVVDKSNAFRMDPAVPLVVPEVNPEAMMNHRGIIASPNCSTIQMVVALKPLHDAATLTRVVVTTFQSVSGTGKDAVDELVIQSRQVLDGMTPSPLVYPHQIAFNLLPHIDSFDPQGYSGEEMKMVKETQKILGLPGLPIAATCVRVPVAVSHSESVLVETARPLGPAEARRVLSGSKSIVVLDDPASGIYPMPVEAAGKDEVFVGRIRQDLFQDNALHFWVVSDNLRKGAATNAVQIAEALLTKGLF encoded by the coding sequence ATGCTAGGCAAAGTGGCTATTGTGGGTGTCACCGGGCTTGTCGGTGGCAAGGTGCTGGAGGTTCTCATGGACAAGAGGCTGGGCGTCCGTGAGCTGGTAGCCATGGCGAGCCATCGTTCCGTGGGGCAGTCTGTGTGCTTCCAGGGGTCCCAGGTCCCTGTGATCGAGGCTAGGCCAGAGGCCTTCCGCGGGGTGGACCTCGCCTTCTTTTGCGCGGGAACAGGCATTTCCAGGAGCCTTGCCCCTGAGGCTGTGAAGGCCGGAGCAGTGGTCGTCGACAAGTCCAATGCCTTCAGGATGGACCCGGCGGTCCCCCTGGTGGTACCCGAGGTAAACCCCGAGGCCATGATGAACCACAGGGGGATCATAGCCAGCCCGAACTGTTCCACCATCCAGATGGTGGTGGCGCTGAAGCCTCTGCATGATGCTGCGACCCTGACGAGAGTTGTGGTGACTACCTTCCAGTCGGTATCGGGTACCGGCAAGGATGCCGTGGACGAACTGGTTATCCAAAGCAGGCAGGTCCTGGACGGCATGACGCCCAGCCCTTTGGTGTACCCCCACCAGATCGCCTTTAACCTGCTACCTCACATCGACAGCTTTGACCCCCAGGGGTATTCGGGAGAAGAGATGAAGATGGTGAAGGAGACACAGAAGATCCTGGGACTGCCTGGCTTGCCCATTGCCGCTACCTGCGTTCGAGTGCCGGTGGCAGTGAGCCACTCCGAGTCGGTGCTGGTGGAGACGGCCAGGCCCCTTGGCCCAGCGGAGGCCCGGCGAGTACTCTCAGGTTCCAAGTCTATTGTGGTCCTTGACGACCCCGCCAGCGGCATCTACCCAATGCCGGTGGAGGCCGCGGGGAAGGATGAGGTGTTCGTGGGAAGGATCCGCCAAGACCTGTTCCAGGATAACGCACTGCACTTCTGGGTGGTCTCGGACAATCTGAGGAAGGGTGCGGCCACCAACGCGGTACAGATCGCCGAAGCGCTTTTGACTAAGGGATTGTTCTAG
- the dapG gene encoding aspartate kinase: MRIIVQKFGGTSLSSPERREMSASRILAAIGEGYSPVVVVSAMGRAGDPYATDTLLGIVREISSEMDPRETDLLVSCGEIISSVVMAATLRDKGLAPRVLTGGQAGIITDGVYTDARIIRVEPSLILRWLRDGTTVIVAGFQGLAESGDVTTLGRGGSDITATALGAALDAELVEIYTDVDGIKTADPRLVPDARTIEVLAYDEICQMAHEGAKVIHPRAVEIAMQRRVPLRIKCTFTETPGTLVTYSVEGTQAWPDARQVMPVTGVTHIMGVAQVAMTGEAQEGAPGDLGFFRHLADAGISVDMINVTGALRAFIIRDDLAERAARVLKDQGYQAKIDRRLTKVSVVGYGMRGIPGVMAAVVEALGYAGVEILQTADSHVTISCLVREGDAEVAVQALHAKFGLGKREV, translated from the coding sequence ATGAGGATTATTGTACAGAAGTTCGGAGGGACATCGCTGTCCAGCCCCGAGCGAAGGGAAATGTCGGCCTCCAGGATTCTCGCCGCCATCGGCGAGGGATACAGTCCCGTAGTTGTGGTCTCTGCTATGGGAAGGGCAGGAGACCCGTATGCTACCGATACCCTCCTAGGCATCGTCAGGGAGATATCTAGCGAGATGGACCCCAGGGAAACGGATCTCCTGGTCTCCTGCGGGGAGATCATTTCCTCTGTGGTGATGGCGGCAACCTTGAGGGACAAGGGGCTGGCGCCCCGGGTGCTCACAGGGGGCCAGGCGGGGATCATCACGGACGGCGTCTACACCGATGCCAGGATAATCCGGGTGGAGCCATCCCTGATCCTCCGGTGGCTGAGGGATGGTACCACAGTGATAGTCGCCGGCTTTCAGGGCTTGGCGGAATCCGGGGACGTGACAACCTTGGGAAGAGGCGGCTCCGACATAACCGCCACGGCGCTGGGGGCGGCGCTTGATGCGGAACTGGTGGAGATCTACACTGATGTGGACGGCATTAAGACAGCGGACCCAAGGCTCGTTCCAGACGCCAGGACCATCGAGGTGCTGGCCTACGATGAGATATGCCAGATGGCTCACGAAGGGGCGAAGGTGATCCACCCCAGGGCCGTGGAGATCGCTATGCAGAGGCGAGTACCTCTCAGGATCAAGTGCACCTTCACGGAGACTCCGGGGACCCTGGTCACCTATTCTGTTGAGGGAACCCAGGCCTGGCCTGATGCCCGGCAGGTGATGCCGGTGACCGGTGTCACTCACATCATGGGTGTCGCCCAGGTGGCAATGACAGGGGAGGCCCAGGAGGGTGCCCCAGGTGACCTGGGTTTCTTCCGGCACCTGGCCGACGCGGGGATCAGCGTGGATATGATCAACGTTACCGGTGCCCTGAGGGCCTTCATAATCAGGGACGACCTGGCGGAGCGGGCTGCCCGTGTGCTGAAGGACCAGGGCTACCAAGCCAAGATTGACCGGAGACTCACCAAGGTGTCTGTGGTGGGCTATGGGATGCGGGGCATCCCCGGGGTCATGGCAGCGGTGGTGGAGGCCCTGGGGTATGCAGGCGTTGAGATACTTCAGACTGCCGACTCTCATGTAACAATATCCTGCCTGGTGAGAGAGGGCGACGCCGAGGTGGCGGTCCAGGCGCTCCATGCCAAGTTCGGCCTGGGAAAGCGGGAGGTGTGA
- the dapA gene encoding 4-hydroxy-tetrahydrodipicolinate synthase translates to MREVAFGSLLTAMVTPFNEDGEVNYKKAGALAEKLAREGSDAIVVGGTTGESPTLSREERSRLLDAVLEVVGHSLRVVAGTGTNCTRDSVELSKMAERAGAHGLMLVTPYYNKPPQGALVSHFKAVAESTGLPIMLYNVPGRTGVNMTPETVQKVSEIPNIIALKEAAGSLDQASEIAQGMPETFTLYSGDDSLTLPMLAVGASGVVSVASHVAGLEIKAMIQDYQAGRVAQARERHLRLFPLFKALFITTNPIPVKAALEIAGFRAGGVRLPLTAASGEQRETIRGAMLKAGVL, encoded by the coding sequence GTGAGAGAGGTGGCCTTCGGAAGTCTCCTGACGGCCATGGTAACACCCTTCAATGAAGATGGGGAAGTCAACTACAAGAAGGCCGGGGCCCTTGCGGAGAAACTGGCCCGGGAGGGCAGCGATGCCATCGTTGTGGGGGGTACTACCGGTGAATCCCCCACACTAAGCCGGGAGGAACGCTCCAGGCTCCTTGATGCTGTGCTGGAGGTGGTGGGGCATAGCTTGAGGGTGGTAGCGGGGACGGGCACCAACTGCACCAGGGATTCGGTGGAGCTGAGCAAGATGGCGGAAAGGGCAGGGGCGCATGGTCTCATGCTGGTCACGCCCTACTACAACAAGCCTCCTCAGGGAGCGCTAGTTAGCCACTTCAAGGCAGTGGCAGAGAGCACGGGGCTCCCTATCATGCTATATAACGTGCCCGGGCGCACAGGGGTGAATATGACCCCAGAGACGGTCCAGAAGGTTTCGGAGATACCCAACATCATTGCCCTGAAGGAGGCGGCGGGCAGCCTGGACCAGGCCTCTGAGATAGCGCAGGGGATGCCGGAAACCTTTACCCTTTATAGCGGGGATGACAGCCTCACCCTGCCCATGCTTGCGGTGGGGGCATCCGGCGTGGTGAGCGTTGCCTCCCACGTGGCTGGCCTCGAGATAAAGGCTATGATCCAGGACTACCAGGCAGGTAGAGTAGCCCAGGCCCGGGAGCGCCACTTGAGGCTCTTTCCCCTCTTTAAGGCGCTCTTCATCACCACTAATCCCATACCCGTCAAGGCAGCCCTAGAGATTGCCGGGTTCAGGGCCGGGGGAGTGAGGCTGCCCCTGACCGCAGCCAGCGGCGAACAGCGGGAGACCATCCGCGGCGCCATGCTCAAGGCTGGTGTACTGTAG